Below is a window of Zygotorulaspora mrakii chromosome 3, complete sequence DNA.
GATTCCACGGACATCAAGGTACCTTTTCATTCTATCCCTTGACCaattattcaaatcaacCAGAAAGGTATCATTGATAGCCTCGTTTGACTTGTGCTTGTAATGAGCAAATAAGCCACCTATTTTGCCTGCAGTTTTGTCCCAAAGAGACTCTACATACTCTGGGGGTTTAGTCAAGAATGGGGATGCCTTTTCACTCATCTTCTCCGCATACCAGGCCATGTCATCCTTCAGTAACCTAGCATTGTTCTTTgccaatttcaacagttcATCGCGATTTTCGGCCACTTTCTTGTCAACTGCAATCTTATGGTTTTCCAGCCAATCAGCCAATTGCTTAGTGGAGAAGCTGTTTAAGACGTCATCTTTAACTTCTCCCGATTTATCGACAAGCTGCCTACCAACAAAATCGAGACTGTCCAGTACTTCTAGTCTTTTTTCTGATGCCAACTGAGATGCATGGTATAAATTCTCTCTCACCTGGTCCACCAACTCGTCTTTTGTGTCTACCGCCTTATCGTATGGGATTTGATAATCATTCAACCACTCCTTCAGATCATCCACCGACCAATCGCTGAAGTACTCACTCGATGGATAGAACCCAGAACATTCCAGCTTGTCAGACACATTCTGGAAACTGTCCTTGGCCACTTTGATCAACGAGTCCTTGGAAGCTTTCGCGTCGTACTTGATCTTATGCTGCTTTAAAAACTTCTTTAGGTCACTCTCGGACCAAGTGTCAAACAGCCAATCGGAAACTGGTTTTTTGGAGTCCCTCTTGAGCCATGCGTGCGTATCGTCCGATGGCCAGATTTGCCACCATGGCTTGGGCTGAGCGGTCGGAGCCCACTTGTCCGCAAGCTCCTCCTTCAGATCCTCTACGCTCTTTGAACCTAGTTTGTCCAAGTACTTCTTGTGGTCTTCCACATACTGTTGCAGATCCTTTTGAGTCCAcccttcaaaattgaaattcgATTGGTCTGCCACCACAGTGACCGCACCTGCGGCCGCCAACAACAGACTGAGCAATATATTCTGTCTCATCTTGCGTTCCTTAAATTACACTAAACTCGTCTTGAATGTAGTGGCCACGCAGGGACTGGTACTCATGCTAAACCGTCGTTATTTATAAAGCAACGAACCGGCGTTACCGCCGATGTTGCCATAAAACCACGATACAACTAATCGCCTCCCCTTAAAGCAACAATAACCTGATGTCATTACCCTAAAATGAGCATACACATACCCTTTGCTCTTGTTGGCTTAATAGACACTTTGATCATCCCTACACGGGGTCATTTGTTCAGGTGTTTTGCTATTAGCAATTGTTTCAACTCGTTTGAGTTTGATCTCCCTTTTCcccaaaaacaaaaaatattccCTTAGCGCGTCAAAAGGCGCGGACAGTGTGGTTTTATGCAGTTCGCAGCATTTGAGAGGCATGATTCGGACAAGACGGCCTTGAACCAAAGGTGTCAAAGTGAAGAGAGCTGAAGAGAACTAGAAGGATTTTGGTTCTTGTAAAGTTCAAATGAGCAGGGTTCAGTTCCCTCGTTAGAGTATACTATTATATTAATTTtatataataaaaaggGGTAAACAAAGTGTACAGAGATtgtaagaaaaaaataaaatctttgaaaatattcttgTCTTAACGGTTGGATTTAGCGACACGTTCTAATTCATCCTTCTTCTTGATGGCGTAAGAAGTAGAAGAACCCTTGGCAGCGTTGATCAATTCTTCGGCCAAAGTTTCGGCGATGGTCTTGATGTTTCTGAATGCAGCTTCTCTGGCACCGATGGTCAAAAGAGCAATGGCTTGGTTGACTCTTCTCAATGGAGAGACATCAACGGCTTGACGTCTAGCGgcaccaccaccacctaCTCTGGTGGTGTCTTCTCTTGGACCGGTGTTGGTGATAGCGTCAACAACAACCTGCAATGGGTTTTGGTCGGTCAAAACGTTGATGATGTCCAAGGTGTGCTTAACGATTCTGACGGCCTTCAATTTCTTACCGTTGTTTCTACCgttcatcatcaaagagTTGGTTAATCTCTCGATGATTGGACATTGGGCCTTTCTGAATCTCTTGTTGGCGTAACGGCCAGCGGTGTGAGAAACGAAAATTGGTTGTCTGATTTGGACGTAGTCGACTAAGGAAGCATCCTTGACTTCAACGTCTTCAAAAGACCATTTGTTGAACAACTTAATTTCGTTTTGAGCGTGTTGGACTTCCTCTGGGATTGGAGTAGCCAATTCAACAGGAGtgaattcttcaacaacttcGAATTCTTCTTGAACTTCAACTGGGGCTTCAGTGTCGGACATCTTGGGTTCGGTTATTATTGGCCTTTAATCAATCGAGATACAGTAGCCAGAACTGAAATAATACaatattattcaaaaattcaccTATCCGTCTTCCTGTAATGTTCAAttggtgaaaaaagagtacGCACACTGTACGGGCTGCTCCACTTCCCGCAAGCCTGCTACACCTCCAGCACTCAGAGCGACACACTATGTCAGTACGTCGTAGTCTGTTGCCATACCTGTATGGTTGCCCTACGCCGAGGAAGCACCCGCCTAGGCTCAGAGGATTGCGGGACTCTGCCTGGAACATCGAGGCGCAGGCTGCGGTTCGGAACCGCTGGGCAGAAAAGAGAGTTTCGCTCTGCCTAGCGCACCTGGTGGTTTCTGCCTGCCAGCTGGTAACAGCACCCATGATCTTCTCGATGTGCGCGTCTGTAAGCACAGTGCGTCGTTGCTCCTTGAGCTCATCCATCATCTCTCCTTTATTACGGTCATGttttaaaaatataatcatttcttcattttatAAAGATGAGcggattcttttttatgGTGTGGGTGCATGGGTGCCagtcaaaagaatatatttggtgaatacatatatataacACATATAGAATATATTTCTTGACTCCATTTCAGATATATCTATTTACAGTATTGGATGGTCATggttcttcaaattcatgCATCTCTAGCCAAAATGGGCGATGCGGCATTACATCTATGCGATGGCTTGTATGGGTGACATCTTTTGCTCTCTTTTCTGTTTGAATATAAAATATGTCGCTGTTCTctcct
It encodes the following:
- the MSC1 gene encoding double-strand break repair enhancer MSC1 (similar to Saccharomyces cerevisiae MSC1 (YML128C); ancestral locus Anc_8.867) gives rise to the protein MRQNILLSLLLAAAGAVTVVADQSNFNFEGWTQKDLQQYVEDHKKYLDKLGSKSVEDLKEELADKWAPTAQPKPWWQIWPSDDTHAWLKRDSKKPVSDWLFDTWSESDLKKFLKQHKIKYDAKASKDSLIKVAKDSFQNVSDKLECSGFYPSSEYFSDWSVDDLKEWLNDYQIPYDKAVDTKDELVDQVRENLYHASQLASEKRLEVLDSLDFVGRQLVDKSGEVKDDVLNSFSTKQLADWLENHKIAVDKKVAENRDELLKLAKNNARLLKDDMAWYAEKMSEKASPFLTKPPEYVESLWDKTAGKIGGLFAHYKHKSNEAINDTFLVDLNNWSRDRMKRYLDVRGIKYHLLATNGQLRQMVQDSRNSPLKNVRKHYEKLTENINYDDMKNWAQDKADQIQDSNAYESVSDKISSLNQDTQKWAQDISEKWSDSLTSWSVDDLRTYLKSFGVDTSTSTKDDLVEAAKLKTQMFFGSFHEPWYARWMHKARFYVTHPLSIF
- the RPS5 gene encoding 40S ribosomal protein uS7 (similar to Saccharomyces cerevisiae RPS5 (YJR123W); ancestral locus Anc_7.509), translating into MSDTEAPVEVQEEFEVVEEFTPVELATPIPEEVQHAQNEIKLFNKWSFEDVEVKDASLVDYVQIRQPIFVSHTAGRYANKRFRKAQCPIIERLTNSLMMNGRNNGKKLKAVRIVKHTLDIINVLTDQNPLQVVVDAITNTGPREDTTRVGGGGAARRQAVDVSPLRRVNQAIALLTIGAREAAFRNIKTIAETLAEELINAAKGSSTSYAIKKKDELERVAKSNR